In one window of Mercurialis annua linkage group LG4, ddMerAnnu1.2, whole genome shotgun sequence DNA:
- the LOC126678024 gene encoding uncharacterized protein LOC126678024 isoform X3 has product MCSTTGTNPHASSLRDFSGLVHANDDNYEINVDSEAVRNGTDIQNMAPEGCNIHFPIVSGDYHQKNLLPLKRNGNILDNEQSVEDNQEDQGGVSDRDLHLDAKRFKNDANKSGEQTLVPQFGNELAENSSELIIRVAKRDNCHVEPIVQVGLGECCSLEHGREQSVAIDGFECSADVNDDFQQKQCDNVNNANRKLECISGGGARQCILEDEVNGAEYGASNVAFSLKNPQNISRDKNKDNLDTVNQFNSLNVLPTVTIAEILENRLKNRCQEDSSSESGRFNHEKIDVAMEKSHFLSSHCTLSHVSPSNWTELKLCVKCSKDDQLLICNAISCPFTVHEKCLGCSPEFDKNGNFYCPFCAYAYAISKYHEARGKATLARKELAVFVCGHPKRSHTRKRCSLEHNREVGTLHKMHETGDLGKRKSDQTNNKVREYVVSGQLMEKIGHKQSEEPILSCDDVKVKFRKDPGKTHGINHNSPEVNGSKETDLECQPGRGLDRRDQRCHGDHPISEDKEVFSSNKSEAERGIKDVLEQQSTMLVKTPGCYVSFDGGETSANEDVENVMPNFSISLRRREMREGQYLYPTIPQLKRKRIPWTAEEEKILKEGVQKISKIGSPTIPWTDILEYGRLVFSDARTTIDLKDKWRNICKASSKCK; this is encoded by the exons ATGTGCTCTACAACAG GTACCAATCCACATGCTTCTTCCTTGAGAGATTTTAGTGGCCTGGTACATGCAAATGATGATAACTATGAAATTAATGTTGATTCTGAAGCTGTCCGCAATGGCACTGACATTCAAAATATGGCACCAGAAGGATGCAACATTCATTTTCCAATTGTGAGCGGCGATTACCATCAGAAAAATTTATTACCCTTGAAAAGAAATGGAAATATCTTGGATAATGAACAGTCAGTTGAAGACAATCAGGAAGATCAAGGTGGCGTGAGTGACAGGGATCTCCATTTAGATGCCAAGAGATTTAAGAATGATGCTAATAAATCAGGGGAACAAACTTTAGTTCCGCAATTTGGTAATGAGCTGGCAGAAAATTCATCTGAACTGATTATTAGAGTTGCAAAGAGAGATAACTGTCATGTGGAACCAATTGTGCAAGTAGGACTGGGTGAATGCTGTTCTTTAGAGCATGGCCGTGAGCAGTCTGTTGCTATAGACGGTTTTGAGTGTTCTGCTGATGTAAATGATGACTTCCAGCAAAAACAATGTGACAATGTTAATAATGCCAACAGAAAGCTAGAATGTATATCTGGAGGTGGAGCTCGGCAATGTATCTTGGAGGATGAAGTCAATGGGGCTGAATATGGAGCATCAAATGTTGCATTTTCTCTTAAAAACCCACAAAATATCTCCCGTGATAAAAACAAAGATAACCTTGATACTGTTAATCAGTTTAATTCCTTGAATGTATTGCCTACAGTAACTATTgctgaaattttggaaaatcGCTTGAAGAATCGTTGTCAAGAAGATTCTTCAAGTGAAAGTGGTCGCTTTAATCATGAGAAAATTGATGTTGCCATGGAGAAGAGTCATTTTCTGAGCTCTCATTGTACCCTAAGTCATGTTTCCCCGTCTAACTGGACAGAGCTAAAACTTTGTGTAAAATGTAGCAAAGATGATCAGTTGTTGATCTGTAATGCCATCAGTTGTCCATTTACAGTTCATGAAAAGTGCCTTGGTTGTTCACCGGAGTTTGATAAAAATGGGAACTTTTACTGCCCATTTTGTGCTTATGCCTATGCCATCTCAAAATACCATGAAGCTAGGGGGAAAGCTACTTTGGCAAGGAAGGAGCTAGCTGTATTTGTTTGTGGGCATCCTAAGAGATCACATACGCGGAAGCGTTGTAGCTTAGAACACAACAGAGAGGTAGGTACTCTTCACAAAATGCATGAGACCGGGGATTTGGGTAAGAGAAAATCTGATCAAACAAATAACAAAGTGCGTGAATATGTGGTCAGTGGCCAACTTATGGAAAAAATAGGACATAAGCAGTCAGAGGAGCCAATATTATCATGTGATGATGTTAAAGTAAAATTTAGAAAAGATCCAGGAAAAACACATGGGATAAATCATAATTCTCCTGAAGTAAATGGATCTAAAGAGACAGATCTAGAGTGCCAACCTGGAAGAGGACTTGACAGACGAGACCAAAGGTGTCATGGGGATCATCCAATATCCGAGGACAAAGAGGTTTTTTCTTCAAATAAGAGTGAAGCTGAAAGAGGAATTAAGGATGTTCTAGAGCAACAAAGTACAATGTTAGTAAAGACCCCTGGTTGTTATGTTAGTTTTGATGGAGGAGAAACTTCTGCAAATGAAGATGTGGAAAATGTGATGCCGAATTTCTCCATAAGTTTACGAAGGAGAGAGATGAGAGAGGGGCAATA TTTATACCCAACAATTCCTCAGTTGAAGCGGAAAAGAATTCCATGGACAGCCGAGGAGGAAAAGATACTTAAG GAAGGAGtgcaaaaaatttcaaaaattggtTCCCCAACTATTCCATGGACGGACATTTTGGAGTATGGTAGATTGGTATTTTCAGATGCCCGTACTACAATAGACCTTAAGGATAAATGGAGAAACATATGTAAAGCAAGTTCTAAATGCAAATAA
- the LOC126678024 gene encoding uncharacterized protein LOC126678024 isoform X2: protein MDATTSTAADLSTEWLWAIEYLSCFPQIHPSTLHDLIDEAPELPEDLGKNARERLSLKCLEHLFTAHNTDAPASDAPSSSNLIPRVTVDLSDSCENVLRSVEDIRHFIFQKRASMPICALQQLKDAILEGTNPHASSLRDFSGLVHANDDNYEINVDSEAVRNGTDIQNMAPEGCNIHFPIVSGDYHQKNLLPLKRNGNILDNEQSVEDNQEDQGGVSDRDLHLDAKRFKNDANKSGEQTLVPQFGNELAENSSELIIRVAKRDNCHVEPIVQVGLGECCSLEHGREQSVAIDGFECSADVNDDFQQKQCDNVNNANRKLECISGGGARQCILEDEVNGAEYGASNVAFSLKNPQNISRDKNKDNLDTVNQFNSLNVLPTVTIAEILENRLKNRCQEDSSSESGRFNHEKIDVAMEKSHFLSSHCTLSHVSPSNWTELKLCVKCSKDDQLLICNAISCPFTVHEKCLGCSPEFDKNGNFYCPFCAYAYAISKYHEARGKATLARKELAVFVCGHPKRSHTRKRCSLEHNREVGTLHKMHETGDLGKRKSDQTNNKVREYVVSGQLMEKIGHKQSEEPILSCDDVKVKFRKDPGKTHGINHNSPEVNGSKETDLECQPGRGLDRRDQRCHGDHPISEDKEVFSSNKSEAERGIKDVLEQQSTMLVKTPGCYVSFDGGETSANEDVENVMPNFSISLRRREMREGQYLYPTIPQLKRKRIPWTAEEEKILKEGVQKISKIGSPTIPWTDILEYGRLVFSDARTTIDLKDKWRNICKASSKCK from the exons ATGGATGCCACAACGTCCACCGCCGCCGATTTAAGTACTGAATGGCTCTGGGCAATTGAGTACTTATCATGCTTCCCTCAAATTCACCCCTCTACTTTACATG ATTTGATTGATGAGGCTCCTGAATTACCTGAGGATTTAGGGAAGAACGCGAGAGAAAGGCTttctttaaaatgtttggaacaTTTGTTTACTGCTCATAATACTGATGCACCTGCAAGTGATGCCCCTTCGTCGTCGAACTTGATTCCAAGAGTTACAGTTGACCTTTCTGATAGTTGCGAAAATGTGCTCAGATCCGTAGAG GATATTCGTCATTTTATCTTCCAGAAAAGAGCTTCCATGCCGATATGTGCTCTACAACAG CTGAAAGATGCAATTCTTGAAGGTACCAATCCACATGCTTCTTCCTTGAGAGATTTTAGTGGCCTGGTACATGCAAATGATGATAACTATGAAATTAATGTTGATTCTGAAGCTGTCCGCAATGGCACTGACATTCAAAATATGGCACCAGAAGGATGCAACATTCATTTTCCAATTGTGAGCGGCGATTACCATCAGAAAAATTTATTACCCTTGAAAAGAAATGGAAATATCTTGGATAATGAACAGTCAGTTGAAGACAATCAGGAAGATCAAGGTGGCGTGAGTGACAGGGATCTCCATTTAGATGCCAAGAGATTTAAGAATGATGCTAATAAATCAGGGGAACAAACTTTAGTTCCGCAATTTGGTAATGAGCTGGCAGAAAATTCATCTGAACTGATTATTAGAGTTGCAAAGAGAGATAACTGTCATGTGGAACCAATTGTGCAAGTAGGACTGGGTGAATGCTGTTCTTTAGAGCATGGCCGTGAGCAGTCTGTTGCTATAGACGGTTTTGAGTGTTCTGCTGATGTAAATGATGACTTCCAGCAAAAACAATGTGACAATGTTAATAATGCCAACAGAAAGCTAGAATGTATATCTGGAGGTGGAGCTCGGCAATGTATCTTGGAGGATGAAGTCAATGGGGCTGAATATGGAGCATCAAATGTTGCATTTTCTCTTAAAAACCCACAAAATATCTCCCGTGATAAAAACAAAGATAACCTTGATACTGTTAATCAGTTTAATTCCTTGAATGTATTGCCTACAGTAACTATTgctgaaattttggaaaatcGCTTGAAGAATCGTTGTCAAGAAGATTCTTCAAGTGAAAGTGGTCGCTTTAATCATGAGAAAATTGATGTTGCCATGGAGAAGAGTCATTTTCTGAGCTCTCATTGTACCCTAAGTCATGTTTCCCCGTCTAACTGGACAGAGCTAAAACTTTGTGTAAAATGTAGCAAAGATGATCAGTTGTTGATCTGTAATGCCATCAGTTGTCCATTTACAGTTCATGAAAAGTGCCTTGGTTGTTCACCGGAGTTTGATAAAAATGGGAACTTTTACTGCCCATTTTGTGCTTATGCCTATGCCATCTCAAAATACCATGAAGCTAGGGGGAAAGCTACTTTGGCAAGGAAGGAGCTAGCTGTATTTGTTTGTGGGCATCCTAAGAGATCACATACGCGGAAGCGTTGTAGCTTAGAACACAACAGAGAGGTAGGTACTCTTCACAAAATGCATGAGACCGGGGATTTGGGTAAGAGAAAATCTGATCAAACAAATAACAAAGTGCGTGAATATGTGGTCAGTGGCCAACTTATGGAAAAAATAGGACATAAGCAGTCAGAGGAGCCAATATTATCATGTGATGATGTTAAAGTAAAATTTAGAAAAGATCCAGGAAAAACACATGGGATAAATCATAATTCTCCTGAAGTAAATGGATCTAAAGAGACAGATCTAGAGTGCCAACCTGGAAGAGGACTTGACAGACGAGACCAAAGGTGTCATGGGGATCATCCAATATCCGAGGACAAAGAGGTTTTTTCTTCAAATAAGAGTGAAGCTGAAAGAGGAATTAAGGATGTTCTAGAGCAACAAAGTACAATGTTAGTAAAGACCCCTGGTTGTTATGTTAGTTTTGATGGAGGAGAAACTTCTGCAAATGAAGATGTGGAAAATGTGATGCCGAATTTCTCCATAAGTTTACGAAGGAGAGAGATGAGAGAGGGGCAATA TTTATACCCAACAATTCCTCAGTTGAAGCGGAAAAGAATTCCATGGACAGCCGAGGAGGAAAAGATACTTAAG GAAGGAGtgcaaaaaatttcaaaaattggtTCCCCAACTATTCCATGGACGGACATTTTGGAGTATGGTAGATTGGTATTTTCAGATGCCCGTACTACAATAGACCTTAAGGATAAATGGAGAAACATATGTAAAGCAAGTTCTAAATGCAAATAA
- the LOC126678024 gene encoding uncharacterized protein LOC126678024 isoform X1, translating to MDATTSTAADLSTEWLWAIEYLSCFPQIHPSTLHDLIDEAPELPEDLGKNARERLSLKCLEHLFTAHNTDAPASDAPSSSNLIPRVTVDLSDSCENVLRSVETLISDLKLGAPDLDLFKQDIRHFIFQKRASMPICALQQLKDAILEGTNPHASSLRDFSGLVHANDDNYEINVDSEAVRNGTDIQNMAPEGCNIHFPIVSGDYHQKNLLPLKRNGNILDNEQSVEDNQEDQGGVSDRDLHLDAKRFKNDANKSGEQTLVPQFGNELAENSSELIIRVAKRDNCHVEPIVQVGLGECCSLEHGREQSVAIDGFECSADVNDDFQQKQCDNVNNANRKLECISGGGARQCILEDEVNGAEYGASNVAFSLKNPQNISRDKNKDNLDTVNQFNSLNVLPTVTIAEILENRLKNRCQEDSSSESGRFNHEKIDVAMEKSHFLSSHCTLSHVSPSNWTELKLCVKCSKDDQLLICNAISCPFTVHEKCLGCSPEFDKNGNFYCPFCAYAYAISKYHEARGKATLARKELAVFVCGHPKRSHTRKRCSLEHNREVGTLHKMHETGDLGKRKSDQTNNKVREYVVSGQLMEKIGHKQSEEPILSCDDVKVKFRKDPGKTHGINHNSPEVNGSKETDLECQPGRGLDRRDQRCHGDHPISEDKEVFSSNKSEAERGIKDVLEQQSTMLVKTPGCYVSFDGGETSANEDVENVMPNFSISLRRREMREGQYLYPTIPQLKRKRIPWTAEEEKILKEGVQKISKIGSPTIPWTDILEYGRLVFSDARTTIDLKDKWRNICKASSKCK from the exons ATGGATGCCACAACGTCCACCGCCGCCGATTTAAGTACTGAATGGCTCTGGGCAATTGAGTACTTATCATGCTTCCCTCAAATTCACCCCTCTACTTTACATG ATTTGATTGATGAGGCTCCTGAATTACCTGAGGATTTAGGGAAGAACGCGAGAGAAAGGCTttctttaaaatgtttggaacaTTTGTTTACTGCTCATAATACTGATGCACCTGCAAGTGATGCCCCTTCGTCGTCGAACTTGATTCCAAGAGTTACAGTTGACCTTTCTGATAGTTGCGAAAATGTGCTCAGATCCGTAGAG ACATTAATTTCTGATTTGAAATTGGGGGCAccggatttggatttgtttaaacaGGATATTCGTCATTTTATCTTCCAGAAAAGAGCTTCCATGCCGATATGTGCTCTACAACAG CTGAAAGATGCAATTCTTGAAGGTACCAATCCACATGCTTCTTCCTTGAGAGATTTTAGTGGCCTGGTACATGCAAATGATGATAACTATGAAATTAATGTTGATTCTGAAGCTGTCCGCAATGGCACTGACATTCAAAATATGGCACCAGAAGGATGCAACATTCATTTTCCAATTGTGAGCGGCGATTACCATCAGAAAAATTTATTACCCTTGAAAAGAAATGGAAATATCTTGGATAATGAACAGTCAGTTGAAGACAATCAGGAAGATCAAGGTGGCGTGAGTGACAGGGATCTCCATTTAGATGCCAAGAGATTTAAGAATGATGCTAATAAATCAGGGGAACAAACTTTAGTTCCGCAATTTGGTAATGAGCTGGCAGAAAATTCATCTGAACTGATTATTAGAGTTGCAAAGAGAGATAACTGTCATGTGGAACCAATTGTGCAAGTAGGACTGGGTGAATGCTGTTCTTTAGAGCATGGCCGTGAGCAGTCTGTTGCTATAGACGGTTTTGAGTGTTCTGCTGATGTAAATGATGACTTCCAGCAAAAACAATGTGACAATGTTAATAATGCCAACAGAAAGCTAGAATGTATATCTGGAGGTGGAGCTCGGCAATGTATCTTGGAGGATGAAGTCAATGGGGCTGAATATGGAGCATCAAATGTTGCATTTTCTCTTAAAAACCCACAAAATATCTCCCGTGATAAAAACAAAGATAACCTTGATACTGTTAATCAGTTTAATTCCTTGAATGTATTGCCTACAGTAACTATTgctgaaattttggaaaatcGCTTGAAGAATCGTTGTCAAGAAGATTCTTCAAGTGAAAGTGGTCGCTTTAATCATGAGAAAATTGATGTTGCCATGGAGAAGAGTCATTTTCTGAGCTCTCATTGTACCCTAAGTCATGTTTCCCCGTCTAACTGGACAGAGCTAAAACTTTGTGTAAAATGTAGCAAAGATGATCAGTTGTTGATCTGTAATGCCATCAGTTGTCCATTTACAGTTCATGAAAAGTGCCTTGGTTGTTCACCGGAGTTTGATAAAAATGGGAACTTTTACTGCCCATTTTGTGCTTATGCCTATGCCATCTCAAAATACCATGAAGCTAGGGGGAAAGCTACTTTGGCAAGGAAGGAGCTAGCTGTATTTGTTTGTGGGCATCCTAAGAGATCACATACGCGGAAGCGTTGTAGCTTAGAACACAACAGAGAGGTAGGTACTCTTCACAAAATGCATGAGACCGGGGATTTGGGTAAGAGAAAATCTGATCAAACAAATAACAAAGTGCGTGAATATGTGGTCAGTGGCCAACTTATGGAAAAAATAGGACATAAGCAGTCAGAGGAGCCAATATTATCATGTGATGATGTTAAAGTAAAATTTAGAAAAGATCCAGGAAAAACACATGGGATAAATCATAATTCTCCTGAAGTAAATGGATCTAAAGAGACAGATCTAGAGTGCCAACCTGGAAGAGGACTTGACAGACGAGACCAAAGGTGTCATGGGGATCATCCAATATCCGAGGACAAAGAGGTTTTTTCTTCAAATAAGAGTGAAGCTGAAAGAGGAATTAAGGATGTTCTAGAGCAACAAAGTACAATGTTAGTAAAGACCCCTGGTTGTTATGTTAGTTTTGATGGAGGAGAAACTTCTGCAAATGAAGATGTGGAAAATGTGATGCCGAATTTCTCCATAAGTTTACGAAGGAGAGAGATGAGAGAGGGGCAATA TTTATACCCAACAATTCCTCAGTTGAAGCGGAAAAGAATTCCATGGACAGCCGAGGAGGAAAAGATACTTAAG GAAGGAGtgcaaaaaatttcaaaaattggtTCCCCAACTATTCCATGGACGGACATTTTGGAGTATGGTAGATTGGTATTTTCAGATGCCCGTACTACAATAGACCTTAAGGATAAATGGAGAAACATATGTAAAGCAAGTTCTAAATGCAAATAA